The following proteins come from a genomic window of Oscillatoria sp. FACHB-1407:
- a CDS encoding PAS domain S-box protein, whose protein sequence is MLSDLLPINAKDWEQVIECHPLTLSPETSLMQALQHFQQQGSTVTGAFVVTNGQLIGVLNTQIILRLVSLGIDLHQITVGETMVQPALTLNPADLQDVSILAYLQTQAADGVAIVNEQMHFLGAICPDRLQAYLRSNAVKWQHQVAQLQAENECLRRLHPTNSGSPSVNPAENSFNAARQIVLETIPDLMIRMTGEGVYIDFLPARNCKTIMPSSNMIGKAIFEVLPQTMANERMHYVKLALQTGETQIYEYEIIIDGIQSYQEVRITPSGADEVVVMVRDISDRKQRESQLEQTKVDLFQARANLEVQVKEHSTALEVANQRLQYEIAERKRIEQVLRENQIYLRIINKIAACLTSSSSIEHIIETTIEQLRKYFKTLRVAYFVLDEDNIISLIHQAQPANFSPITIDTDMSAATEWVNALRQFEPVIVEDISQASILASQKESLLAEKVQAVLDIPLKHSNTEIGILSFESAEPRRWSEYEIATLIEIANYLSLVLQEANTQKLCEWIEAALLQSRQTNALLATALEKAGDAIEITNADLMIEYVNPAWEKMTGYSRTEAIGKNPGTLLQGHEHDEALTRQIEATIATGQVWRGKGTAHRPDGTLFHQDITISPVFNAIGQIEHYVAVRRDVTLRQQAEEQLQSANDEMAALFAAMTDLIQVFDDQGRCLKTPTQPTSLFGSANDCIGKTLHDTFSPDLADYFLACIHQCLRSCQTLNVEYSLTLENHQTRWFDANISPINENTVIWVSRDTTERKQAEEQLKTSLHEKELLLKEVHHRVKNNMQVISSIFSLQSQHTTDPDTLTILADSQNRIRSMALIHEKLYQSNSLAKIDFADYVRSLMQNLFSTHRDQANKVQLNLDISDVPLNIDTAIPCGLILNELVSNSLKHAFKEKQSGEIMITFMNSTQEHVHLVVKDNGTGLPSNLNIYQTDSLGLRLIRALSRQLNGKWELYNNGGTVFTIVFPRFVER, encoded by the coding sequence ATGCTGTCAGACCTATTGCCGATTAACGCCAAAGATTGGGAGCAGGTGATTGAATGTCACCCACTCACGCTCTCACCTGAAACATCCCTGATGCAGGCTCTTCAACACTTTCAGCAACAAGGCTCAACCGTGACAGGTGCTTTTGTAGTTACCAATGGGCAACTGATCGGCGTGCTCAATACCCAAATTATCCTGAGGCTTGTTTCCCTGGGCATTGATTTACACCAGATCACAGTAGGGGAAACTATGGTTCAGCCTGCCCTCACCCTGAATCCAGCTGACCTCCAGGATGTCTCAATATTGGCTTATTTGCAAACTCAGGCAGCCGATGGAGTGGCGATTGTCAATGAGCAGATGCACTTTTTAGGCGCGATTTGCCCCGATCGCCTGCAAGCTTACCTGCGCTCAAATGCTGTGAAATGGCAACATCAAGTTGCTCAACTGCAAGCCGAAAATGAGTGTCTGCGACGATTACACCCAACCAATTCAGGCTCACCTTCGGTTAATCCAGCAGAGAATAGTTTCAACGCTGCCCGGCAAATCGTATTAGAAACAATCCCTGACCTGATGATTCGGATGACCGGAGAGGGAGTTTATATCGACTTTTTGCCAGCACGAAATTGCAAAACCATCATGCCCTCGTCCAACATGATCGGCAAGGCAATTTTTGAGGTGTTGCCTCAGACCATGGCAAATGAGCGAATGCATTATGTCAAGCTAGCCTTACAAACGGGTGAAACCCAGATTTATGAGTACGAAATTATCATTGATGGGATTCAGTCATATCAGGAGGTACGTATCACCCCTAGTGGAGCCGATGAAGTGGTGGTGATGGTGCGGGATATTAGCGATCGCAAGCAACGAGAATCCCAACTAGAGCAAACTAAAGTTGACCTCTTTCAGGCAAGGGCTAATTTAGAAGTACAGGTCAAAGAACATTCCACCGCTCTTGAAGTAGCGAATCAACGCTTGCAATATGAAATTGCAGAACGAAAGCGAATTGAGCAAGTGTTGCGAGAAAACCAAATTTACCTCCGCATTATTAATAAAATCGCTGCTTGTCTTACCTCTAGCTCATCGATTGAGCACATCATTGAAACCACGATCGAGCAATTGAGAAAGTACTTCAAAACTCTTCGAGTAGCATACTTTGTTTTAGACGAAGACAATATTATTTCCCTAATTCATCAGGCTCAACCAGCTAATTTTTCCCCTATTACGATAGACACCGACATGTCAGCTGCGACTGAATGGGTTAACGCCCTTCGTCAATTTGAACCTGTCATTGTTGAAGATATTAGTCAAGCTTCTATTCTGGCTTCCCAAAAAGAGTCTCTATTAGCAGAGAAAGTTCAAGCTGTACTGGATATCCCTCTAAAGCACTCCAATACTGAAATCGGAATTTTAAGTTTTGAATCAGCTGAGCCTCGTCGTTGGAGCGAATATGAGATTGCTACGTTGATCGAAATTGCCAACTATCTCTCATTAGTTCTACAAGAGGCAAACACTCAAAAACTGTGTGAATGGATCGAGGCGGCTCTTTTGCAATCGCGGCAAACAAATGCTCTGTTAGCAACCGCTTTAGAAAAAGCAGGTGACGCCATCGAGATCACCAATGCTGACTTGATGATCGAGTATGTCAACCCTGCCTGGGAAAAGATGACAGGCTACAGCCGGACAGAAGCAATTGGCAAAAATCCAGGGACGTTGTTGCAGGGGCATGAACACGATGAAGCGTTAACTCGTCAGATTGAAGCCACGATCGCCACAGGACAGGTATGGCGTGGCAAAGGCACTGCCCATCGTCCTGATGGCACACTGTTTCACCAAGACATCACCATTTCTCCAGTTTTTAATGCCATTGGGCAAATCGAGCATTATGTTGCCGTTAGACGGGATGTGACATTGCGCCAGCAAGCTGAGGAGCAACTGCAAAGTGCAAACGATGAGATGGCGGCGTTGTTTGCCGCGATGACAGATTTAATTCAAGTGTTTGATGACCAGGGGCGTTGCCTCAAAACTCCAACCCAACCCACAAGTTTGTTTGGAAGCGCAAATGATTGCATTGGTAAAACGCTACACGATACATTTTCTCCTGATCTAGCAGATTATTTTTTAGCCTGTATCCACCAATGTCTCAGATCTTGTCAAACCCTTAATGTTGAATATAGTTTGACCTTGGAAAATCACCAAACTCGATGGTTTGATGCCAACATTTCTCCGATCAATGAGAACACAGTGATCTGGGTTTCTAGAGACACCACGGAGCGAAAGCAGGCCGAGGAACAGCTCAAAACATCTCTCCATGAAAAGGAATTACTGCTCAAAGAAGTTCATCATCGTGTGAAGAACAACATGCAGGTTATTTCCAGCATTTTTTCCTTGCAATCACAACATACTACCGATCCAGACACTCTAACGATTTTAGCGGACAGTCAAAATCGTATTCGATCCATGGCATTGATTCATGAAAAGCTATATCAGTCAAACTCTCTCGCCAAGATTGATTTTGCCGATTATGTCCGTAGTCTCATGCAAAACCTCTTTTCCACCCACCGCGATCAAGCAAATAAAGTTCAACTGAATCTCGATATTTCAGATGTGCCCCTCAATATTGATACAGCTATTCCCTGTGGGCTCATTCTTAATGAATTGGTTTCAAACTCTCTTAAACATGCGTTTAAGGAAAAACAATCTGGAGAAATTATGATCACATTCATGAATTCCACCCAGGAACATGTCCATTTAGTTGTCAAAGACAATGGCACAGGGCTACCCAGTAACTTGAATATTTACCAGACAGATTCCTTAGGTTTGCGATTGATCCGTGCTCTGAGTCGCCAATTAAATGGGAAATGGGAACTTTATAATAATGGTGGCACTGTCTTTACAATTGTCTTTCCCAGATTTGTAGAACGCTAA
- a CDS encoding hybrid sensor histidine kinase/response regulator: MLATKILIVEDEAIVAEDIASCLEKMGYIIVDVVASSNAAIAAAVKYSPDLVLMDIMLQGEIDGIETSQSICSKLNIPVVYLTANADESTLERAKETGPFGYIIKPFKDRELRAAIEIALSRHQTEIETQKALAAAEALRQKAEETSELKSLYLSIASHEFRTPLSIIRMATELLQNYSNQMPECKRQQNLQRIQTATDSMNLLLEDVLMLGQVESGTLEIHLVPVELVSFCQEMIEMLQLSAGEKHCLEFRCNKAAIQAMIDEKLVWYLLNNLLVNAIKYSPEGGSVLLTLHLQDDQLCLQVQDQGIGIPLEHQTQLFEPFKRARNVGNIPGTGLGLAIAKRSVDLHQGQISFVSSPGEGTTFTVQLPFYPTPTGTVLS; the protein is encoded by the coding sequence ATGTTAGCCACTAAAATCCTGATTGTTGAAGATGAGGCAATCGTTGCCGAAGACATTGCAAGTTGCCTGGAAAAGATGGGGTACATCATTGTTGATGTTGTGGCATCTAGTAATGCAGCGATCGCAGCCGCCGTGAAATATTCTCCTGATTTGGTGTTGATGGACATCATGTTGCAGGGTGAAATCGATGGCATTGAAACAAGCCAATCCATCTGCTCAAAGCTTAATATTCCTGTGGTCTATCTCACGGCTAATGCGGATGAAAGCACGTTAGAAAGAGCCAAGGAAACGGGACCCTTTGGATACATTATCAAGCCTTTCAAAGACCGAGAATTGCGGGCAGCGATCGAAATTGCACTCTCTCGACATCAAACTGAAATCGAAACCCAGAAGGCATTAGCTGCCGCTGAAGCCTTGCGTCAAAAAGCTGAAGAAACCAGCGAACTGAAAAGCCTTTATCTCTCGATCGCGTCTCACGAGTTTCGCACACCACTTTCCATCATCCGGATGGCAACCGAATTGTTGCAAAACTACAGTAATCAGATGCCAGAGTGCAAACGACAACAAAATCTGCAACGCATTCAGACAGCAACCGATAGCATGAACCTTTTGCTAGAAGATGTATTGATGTTAGGGCAAGTCGAATCTGGCACTCTGGAAATTCACTTGGTGCCCGTAGAGTTGGTGAGTTTCTGTCAGGAAATGATCGAAATGTTGCAACTCAGCGCAGGCGAAAAGCATTGCTTAGAATTTAGATGTAATAAAGCAGCTATTCAGGCAATGATCGATGAAAAATTGGTGTGGTATTTGTTGAATAATTTGTTAGTGAATGCTATCAAATACTCTCCTGAAGGAGGCAGTGTGCTGTTGACACTTCACCTGCAAGATGATCAGCTTTGTTTGCAGGTGCAAGATCAGGGCATTGGCATTCCTTTAGAACATCAAACCCAATTGTTTGAGCCTTTTAAGCGGGCAAGAAACGTTGGTAACATTCCGGGAACGGGGTTAGGGTTGGCGATCGCTAAACGATCGGTCGATCTTCATCAGGGGCAAATCAGCTTTGTCAGCAGCCCTGGAGAAGGGACAACCTTCACCGTTCAACTCCCCTTTTATCCGACTCCTACAGGCACCGTTCTATCGTAG
- a CDS encoding histone deacetylase family protein — protein sequence MVSIVYSDEFLQHDTGYYHPENSGRLQAITTALRSVSWADQLEWRLPTAVDAQGTRLTDALYAVHPPRYVAAVKALAHRGGGHIDPDTPVSPRSYDVALLAVSAWLDGVDRVLEANAPTFVIARPPGHHALPELGMGFCIFANAAIAALYALRQPGVERVAILDWDVHHGNGTQAIVETNPSILFCSLHEFPQYPGTGATDEQGAHNNVINVPMSSGSTLKEYRPIFEDKIVPTLKRFQPDVLIVSAGYDANNDDPLAGICLQPQDYGVLTDYCLSVTRRIVFGLEGGYHFNALAQSVAATIERCL from the coding sequence ATGGTTTCTATCGTCTATAGTGACGAATTTTTGCAACACGACACGGGTTACTATCATCCCGAAAACTCAGGCAGATTACAGGCAATTACAACCGCTTTAAGGTCGGTATCCTGGGCAGACCAACTAGAGTGGCGATTGCCCACAGCCGTTGATGCTCAGGGAACTCGCCTCACCGATGCTCTGTATGCGGTGCATCCCCCTCGTTATGTGGCAGCCGTCAAAGCATTAGCTCATCGCGGGGGTGGGCACATTGACCCCGATACTCCCGTATCACCCCGTAGTTACGATGTTGCGTTACTGGCGGTGAGTGCTTGGTTGGATGGAGTCGATCGCGTTCTAGAAGCCAACGCCCCCACCTTTGTGATCGCTCGCCCTCCCGGTCACCATGCTCTGCCAGAGTTGGGCATGGGATTTTGTATCTTTGCCAATGCGGCGATCGCGGCTCTCTATGCTCTACGGCAACCTGGAGTGGAGCGGGTGGCAATTTTGGATTGGGATGTCCATCACGGTAACGGTACGCAGGCGATCGTTGAAACCAACCCCAGTATCCTGTTTTGTTCGTTACATGAATTTCCCCAATATCCAGGAACGGGAGCTACTGACGAACAGGGGGCACACAATAACGTCATCAACGTTCCCATGTCATCAGGCAGCACTCTAAAGGAGTATCGTCCCATCTTTGAAGACAAGATTGTGCCGACGTTGAAGCGATTTCAGCCCGATGTGCTGATTGTTAGCGCAGGATATGATGCAAATAATGATGACCCACTCGCAGGGATTTGTTTGCAACCGCAAGACTATGGAGTTTTAACCGATTATTGTCTGAGTGTAACCCGTCGCATTGTGTTTGGTTTAGAAGGGGGATACCACTTCAACGCTCTGGCTCAGTCTGTCGCGGCTACGATAGAACGGTGCCTGTAG
- the ispG gene encoding (E)-4-hydroxy-3-methylbut-2-enyl-diphosphate synthase produces MQTLPNPVVSTPSLQFSTDMAIPRRKTRPVPVGDIFIGGDYPVAVQSMINEDTLDIDGSVAAIRRLHEIGCEIVRVTVPSMAHAKAMQEIRQKLYQSYKPVPLVADVHHNGMKIALEVANYVDNVRINPGLYVFEKPKGDRTEYTQSEFDEIGDKIRETLEPLVVSLREQGKSMRIGVNHGSLAERMLFTYGDTPEGMVESALEFIRICESLDFYNIEISLKASRVPVMIAANRLMVRRMDELGMDYPLHLGVTEAGDGEYGRIKSTAGIGTLLAEGIGDTIRVSLTEAPEKEIPVCYSILQALGLRRTMVEYVACPSCGRTLFNLEEVLHKVREATKHLTGLNIAVMGCIVNGPGEMADADYGYVGKQAGYISLYRGREEIKKVPEDQGVSELINLIKADGRWVDPQPASH; encoded by the coding sequence ATGCAAACTCTGCCAAACCCCGTTGTCTCTACTCCATCGCTTCAGTTTTCAACCGATATGGCGATTCCCCGTCGCAAGACTCGCCCTGTCCCCGTTGGTGACATTTTCATCGGTGGAGATTATCCCGTCGCCGTCCAGTCGATGATCAACGAAGACACGCTAGACATCGATGGCTCTGTTGCTGCGATTCGACGGTTGCATGAGATTGGTTGTGAGATTGTTCGGGTGACGGTGCCCAGTATGGCTCACGCCAAAGCCATGCAGGAGATTCGGCAAAAGTTGTATCAATCCTACAAGCCTGTGCCGTTGGTGGCAGATGTGCATCACAACGGCATGAAGATTGCTCTGGAAGTTGCAAATTATGTTGATAACGTGCGGATTAACCCAGGATTATACGTGTTTGAGAAACCCAAGGGCGATCGCACAGAATACACCCAAAGCGAATTTGACGAGATTGGCGACAAGATTCGAGAAACACTAGAACCACTGGTTGTCTCCCTGCGGGAACAAGGCAAATCCATGCGGATCGGGGTAAACCATGGTTCCCTGGCAGAACGAATGCTGTTTACTTACGGCGACACGCCCGAAGGCATGGTGGAGTCCGCTCTGGAGTTTATTCGCATCTGCGAATCCCTCGATTTTTACAACATCGAGATTTCTCTTAAAGCCTCTAGAGTCCCCGTGATGATTGCGGCAAATCGTCTCATGGTGCGTCGCATGGATGAATTGGGTATGGACTATCCTCTGCATCTCGGTGTCACCGAAGCTGGAGACGGTGAATATGGGAGAATCAAGTCCACTGCGGGAATTGGCACCCTCTTAGCCGAAGGAATTGGGGACACGATTCGCGTTTCACTCACCGAAGCCCCCGAAAAAGAAATCCCAGTTTGCTACAGTATTCTGCAAGCTCTGGGCTTACGGCGGACAATGGTAGAGTATGTTGCCTGTCCTTCCTGCGGACGCACCCTGTTTAACCTGGAAGAAGTGCTACACAAAGTTCGGGAAGCCACAAAACATCTCACCGGACTCAACATTGCGGTGATGGGTTGCATTGTCAACGGACCCGGTGAAATGGCGGATGCTGACTATGGATATGTCGGCAAACAAGCTGGATATATCTCACTCTACCGAGGACGAGAAGAAATCAAGAAAGTCCCCGAAGATCAGGGCGTGAGCGAGCTTATTAATCTAATTAAAGCCGACGGTCGTTGGGTTGACCCACAACCAGCCAGCCATTAA
- the ctpC gene encoding carboxyl-terminal processing protease CtpC, with translation MAISKRGFVLGATAVAVTAVTVTGAGMHLSQGQAFFQESPKELVDEVWQLVNRNYVDATFNQTDWQSVRREYLGRSYSNREEAYTAIREMLERLEDPYTRFMDPEEFRSMQVETSGELTGVGIQLSQDEETKELVVVSPIEDSPAFAAGITARDVIVKIDGQSTDGMDVNQAVSLIRGPAGTEVTLTIKRGEEELEFRLQRARIELHPVRYSMQNSDIGKIGYIRLTQFSANAADEMKAAIEDLEAQGATGYVLDLRANPGGLLYSSIDIARMWLDEGTIVSTVDRQGVSDRQAANGTALTNKPLVVLVDVGSASASEILSGALQDNDRATLVGTQTFGKGLVQSVRGLGDGSGLAVTVAKYLTPSGRDINHAGIAPDVVVELSDEERQALFRDRDAIGTSDDLQYSRALEVLQQEVAEWQQQQQRAQTTP, from the coding sequence ATGGCTATTTCAAAACGCGGCTTCGTTTTGGGCGCAACTGCGGTAGCTGTCACCGCTGTCACCGTCACTGGAGCAGGAATGCATTTGTCGCAAGGGCAGGCATTTTTTCAGGAGAGCCCCAAGGAGTTAGTGGATGAAGTTTGGCAACTGGTGAATCGCAACTATGTCGATGCCACTTTTAATCAGACTGATTGGCAATCGGTCAGACGTGAATATTTAGGACGGTCGTACAGTAACCGAGAAGAAGCTTACACCGCTATTCGGGAAATGCTGGAGCGGTTGGAAGACCCTTACACCCGCTTTATGGACCCAGAAGAGTTCCGTAGTATGCAGGTGGAGACGTCGGGAGAGCTAACTGGGGTTGGTATCCAGCTTTCTCAGGATGAAGAAACTAAGGAACTCGTAGTTGTTTCACCAATTGAGGACTCTCCAGCGTTCGCAGCGGGTATCACTGCCAGAGATGTGATCGTCAAAATCGATGGTCAGAGCACTGATGGAATGGATGTTAACCAGGCTGTATCTCTGATTCGAGGTCCCGCTGGAACAGAGGTGACCTTGACCATCAAGCGGGGCGAAGAGGAATTAGAGTTTCGTTTACAGCGTGCCCGCATTGAACTCCATCCAGTTCGCTATTCGATGCAAAATAGCGACATCGGCAAGATCGGCTACATTCGTCTGACTCAATTTAGTGCAAACGCGGCAGACGAGATGAAGGCAGCGATCGAAGACTTGGAAGCTCAAGGCGCAACAGGTTACGTCTTAGATTTGCGAGCTAACCCCGGTGGCTTGCTCTATTCCAGCATTGATATCGCTCGGATGTGGTTGGATGAGGGCACGATTGTTTCAACGGTCGATCGCCAAGGTGTGTCCGATCGCCAGGCTGCCAATGGTACGGCTCTCACGAATAAACCGCTGGTTGTCCTAGTAGATGTCGGCTCTGCCAGTGCTAGTGAGATTTTGTCGGGAGCGTTGCAGGATAACGATCGAGCCACATTAGTGGGAACTCAAACCTTTGGCAAAGGCTTGGTGCAATCGGTGCGAGGTCTGGGAGATGGTTCTGGACTGGCGGTTACGGTCGCTAAGTATCTAACTCCGAGTGGGCGAGATATCAACCATGCTGGCATTGCTCCAGACGTAGTTGTAGAACTCAGCGACGAAGAACGGCAAGCCCTTTTCCGCGATCGCGACGCCATTGGCACTTCTGATGACTTGCAATATTCCAGAGCACTGGAAGTATTGCAGCAAGAGGTCGCTGAATGGCAGCAACAGCAACAGCGTGCGCAGACAACTCCTTAG
- a CDS encoding 2'-5' RNA ligase family protein yields MPHVRFFIALVPPQPIQDYASDVIQSLGDRYRTGVSKAPPHVTLQPPFEWDTLQQHTLEACLSDFVTQQRVVPVQLSGFGSFPPRVLYINVLKTPSLLHLQAALMATLETQLGIVDPKSKQRPFSPHLTVASRNVTRQTFKQAWEELRSRSVEFEWVSDRITLLIHTGHHWQVEREFPLVVNR; encoded by the coding sequence ATGCCCCACGTTCGATTCTTTATTGCGCTGGTTCCCCCGCAACCGATTCAAGACTATGCTAGCGATGTCATCCAGTCATTGGGCGATCGCTATCGCACCGGGGTTTCAAAAGCCCCGCCCCACGTTACGCTGCAACCTCCGTTTGAATGGGATACGCTGCAACAACATACCCTGGAAGCGTGTTTGAGTGATTTTGTCACACAACAACGTGTTGTACCTGTACAGTTGTCAGGCTTTGGCTCCTTTCCGCCACGAGTGCTCTACATCAACGTTCTCAAGACACCAAGCTTATTGCACTTGCAAGCCGCTTTGATGGCAACGCTAGAAACGCAGTTAGGCATTGTTGATCCTAAATCAAAGCAACGACCTTTCTCGCCTCATCTCACCGTTGCCTCACGCAATGTTACCCGACAGACCTTCAAACAGGCATGGGAAGAACTGCGATCGCGCTCCGTAGAATTTGAATGGGTAAGCGATCGCATCACCCTCCTCATCCACACTGGGCATCACTGGCAAGTTGAGCGAGAATTCCCGTTGGTGGTCAATCGATAA
- a CDS encoding YciI family protein — protein sequence MPWFVKIEKGIVDKSTFDQSVPAHKAFVKDLITKGHQARTGYWAERGGGMLLFQAASLDEAKAIVAQDPLIQNGCVTYELHEWCIVLE from the coding sequence ATGCCTTGGTTTGTCAAAATTGAAAAGGGAATCGTTGATAAATCTACCTTTGATCAGTCTGTACCCGCTCATAAAGCATTTGTCAAAGACTTGATTACCAAAGGACATCAGGCAAGGACAGGATATTGGGCTGAGCGGGGCGGAGGGATGTTGCTCTTTCAAGCAGCGTCTCTGGACGAGGCAAAGGCGATCGTGGCACAAGACCCACTCATTCAAAACGGTTGCGTCACCTATGAACTGCATGAGTGGTGCATCGTGCTTGAGTAA
- the smpB gene encoding SsrA-binding protein SmpB encodes MSDSNDGYKIVSDNRQARFLYEILETYEAGVELLGTEVKSIRQGKVNLRDGYGLIRNHQVWLYNVHVSPHDTTNRVYNHEPTRTRRLLLHKEEIRKLIGKVEQKGLTLVPLKLYLKRGWVKVTLGLVRGKKLHDKREDLKRKQEKRDIQRAIKSR; translated from the coding sequence ATGAGCGATAGCAACGACGGTTACAAAATTGTCAGTGATAATCGACAAGCCCGGTTTCTCTACGAAATTCTAGAAACCTATGAGGCGGGGGTCGAGTTGTTAGGCACTGAGGTCAAATCCATTCGACAGGGCAAGGTCAATCTGCGCGATGGCTATGGGTTGATCCGTAATCATCAGGTGTGGTTGTACAACGTGCATGTGTCTCCCCACGACACGACGAATCGTGTCTATAACCACGAACCGACCCGCACCCGCCGATTATTACTCCACAAAGAAGAGATCCGCAAGCTGATTGGAAAAGTCGAGCAAAAAGGGCTCACGCTCGTACCCCTCAAACTCTATCTCAAACGGGGTTGGGTCAAGGTGACGCTGGGACTGGTGCGCGGTAAGAAGTTGCACGACAAGCGGGAAGATCTGAAGCGCAAGCAAGAGAAGCGCGACATTCAACGAGCCATTAAATCGCGATGA
- the purF gene encoding amidophosphoribosyltransferase, producing the protein MMPNSADHRFPNAHSADLDESQPTLNPSDKPEEACGVFGIYAPGEDVAKLTYFGLFALQHRGQESAGIATFDHGAVHVHKDMGLVSQVFNEDVLSELVGSLAVGHTRYSTTGSSRVVNAQPAVVDTRLGALALAHNGNLVNTTVLREELIQSNAPFLTTTDSEMIALAIAQEVNAGNDWLEGATRAFRRCQGAFSLAIGTPDGLIATRDPNGIRPLVIGTLGDDDSTAPTRYVIASETCGLDIIGANYLRDVEPGELVWITEAGLSSFRWAPQVKRKLCIFEMIYFARPDSVMNEESLYSYRMRIGRQLALESPADVDLILGVPDSGIPAAIGFSQQSKIPYAEGLIKNRYVGRTFIQPTQSMRESGIRMKLNPLKDVLTGKRVLIVDDSLVRGTTSRKIVKALREAGAIEVHMRISSPPVTHPCFYGIDTDSQDQLIAATKTVQEIEAQIGVDSLAYLSWDGMLKATGEDPQSFCSACFTGDYPIAVPEAVKRSKLILEKSVPAPTSV; encoded by the coding sequence ATGATGCCAAATTCCGCAGATCACCGATTTCCCAACGCGCATTCTGCTGACCTTGACGAATCCCAACCCACATTAAACCCTTCTGATAAACCAGAAGAAGCCTGTGGCGTGTTTGGCATTTATGCTCCAGGAGAAGATGTAGCCAAGCTGACCTACTTTGGTCTTTTTGCTCTACAACACCGAGGACAAGAATCCGCTGGCATTGCGACCTTTGATCATGGTGCTGTCCATGTCCATAAAGATATGGGTCTGGTGTCCCAAGTCTTTAATGAGGATGTTCTCAGTGAGTTAGTGGGTAGCTTAGCCGTGGGGCATACCCGCTATTCCACGACGGGTTCTAGCCGTGTGGTGAATGCTCAACCTGCGGTTGTAGATACTCGTCTGGGTGCCCTGGCTCTGGCGCACAATGGCAACCTGGTGAACACCACTGTGCTGCGGGAGGAACTGATTCAATCCAATGCTCCTTTCTTAACGACAACGGATTCTGAAATGATTGCGCTGGCGATCGCCCAGGAGGTGAATGCAGGTAATGACTGGCTCGAAGGCGCAACCCGTGCCTTTCGCCGCTGCCAGGGAGCTTTTAGTTTGGCGATCGGCACTCCAGATGGCTTGATTGCGACTCGGGATCCCAACGGCATTCGTCCTCTGGTGATTGGCACCCTCGGCGATGATGATTCCACCGCTCCCACACGTTACGTAATCGCCTCTGAAACCTGTGGGTTGGATATCATTGGAGCAAATTATCTCCGCGATGTGGAGCCAGGAGAACTGGTTTGGATTACCGAAGCAGGGCTGTCATCCTTCCGCTGGGCACCCCAGGTTAAACGCAAACTCTGCATCTTTGAAATGATCTACTTTGCTCGTCCCGATAGCGTTATGAATGAGGAAAGCCTCTACAGCTACCGGATGCGGATTGGGCGACAACTGGCATTAGAGTCTCCCGCAGATGTCGATTTGATCCTCGGTGTTCCAGATTCCGGTATTCCAGCGGCGATCGGGTTTTCCCAACAGTCCAAAATTCCCTACGCTGAAGGGCTGATCAAAAACCGCTACGTCGGGCGCACCTTCATTCAGCCGACTCAGAGTATGCGAGAGTCGGGCATTCGCATGAAACTCAACCCACTTAAAGATGTGCTGACTGGGAAGCGAGTGCTGATTGTGGATGATTCCCTGGTGCGAGGCACGACGAGCCGTAAAATTGTCAAGGCTCTACGGGAAGCGGGGGCGATCGAGGTTCACATGCGGATTTCCTCTCCTCCGGTGACTCACCCCTGTTTTTACGGGATTGATACCGACAGCCAGGATCAATTAATTGCAGCCACTAAAACGGTTCAGGAGATTGAGGCGCAAATCGGCGTTGACTCGCTGGCATACCTCAGTTGGGATGGCATGTTAAAGGCGACAGGCGAAGACCCTCAAAGCTTCTGCTCTGCTTGCTTTACAGGCGACTATCCGATCGCAGTGCCAGAGGCAGTCAAGCGATCGAAGTTGATACTAGAGAAGTCTGTACCTGCTCCAACCTCGGTTTAA